In one Populus nigra chromosome 12, ddPopNigr1.1, whole genome shotgun sequence genomic region, the following are encoded:
- the LOC133669109 gene encoding pathogenesis-related protein PR-4-like, whose product MKRLSLFMVFLLCLAATAIAQNCGRQAGGQTCANNLCCSQWGYCGTSDDHCNPSKNCQSNCRSSGTGGGGESASNVRATYHYYNPDQNGWDLNAVSAYCSTWDANKPLEWRRKYGWTAFCGPVGPSGQASCGKCLRVTNTGTGAQVTVRIVDQCSNGGLDLDAGVFRQIDTDGRGNAQGHLIVNYQFVNCGD is encoded by the exons atgaaGAGGTTGAGCTTATTCATGGTATTCCTCCTATGCCTAGCAGCTACTGCAATTGCCCAAAATTGTGGCCGGCAGGCTGGAGGCCAAACCTGCGCTAACAATCTTTGTTGTAGCCAATGGGGTTATTGCGGGACAAGTGACGATCATTGTAATCCTTCCAAGAATTGTCAAAGCAACTGTAGGTCCAGTGGTACTGGTGGCGGTGGTGAAAGTGCTTCAAATGTTAGAGCCACGTATCATTATTACAATCCTGACCAAAATGGATGGGACTTGAATGCTGTGAGTGCTTATTGTTCTACATGGGATGCCAATAAGCCTCTGGAATGGCGGAGGAAATATGGTTGGACTGCCTTTTGTGGACCGGTTGGACCCAGTGGACAGGCTTCCTGTGGCAAGTGCTTGAGG GTGACCAATACTGGAACCGGAGCTCAAGTAACTGTGAGGATTGTCGACCAGTGCAGCAATGGAGGTCTAGACTTGGATGCTGGGGTGTTTCGACAAATAGATACTGATGGAAGAGGCAATGCTCAAGGCCACCTTATTGTGAACTACCAGTTTGTCAACTGCGGGGACTGA